Genomic segment of Syngnathus acus chromosome 10, fSynAcu1.2, whole genome shotgun sequence:
CAGCAATGTGGAGGAGGACCACTGGAAGAGAACATTGTGCTCCAGCCATGCCCCGGCTTGGAAAAAACAGGACTGCCCCCGTAGGATGTGTGGCTTGGAGGTTCCTCCGTGACTCACTTGATAATcatgtagttaaaaaaaaaaatactaccaAGAAGCATGACGTGGGCGTGCGCCGCTGCTAAATTTAACCTGAAACAAGCTGCGCAGTTTACACCGACAAATTACTTAATAGTGACTCAGATTTCACGTTGCAAAAGTGGCGTCATTCACCACATGAGTAGGACGTTAGTGATTGACGAGGAAATGAAACcgcaaaagatgtttttttgcacataatatataataataataatcataaaaatatgttACATCATATTTTAATGTTCCCCACCACATCATTAGACATCATAGATTAACAACAGTCCAGCTGCTAAGTGGCTTAGTTGCATTGGgcagaaatgaatgaaaacaaacattttaaaataattgagggaaaatacatttacaaatgtacAATCCCAAATCTGCTTCCATGTTAAGAAAGAAATTAATTTGATATATTTACAGCCAAACTATAAAGAAAAAATTTGGAATGCAGCCAACATGGTCAACTGAAGCAGTCACCCGACCTATATAGTGGAAGGACTCGCTGGAGTCCGAGTAAGAGGTCGCCGTGCGTAAAGTGCATTGAGATTAAAAGGAACTGCGAGATCTCCACTTGTGGATGATGTCAAGATGGTTAATGCAAATGGACACTTGGAGACCTTCCACCTACCGATCGTGCGTCCGTGTTTGACCAACACCCCTCAGCCTgaatcaatcaaaataattttaagatgatgatatttgtttaatttattgaTTTCTACAATGATTcaatatgaaaaaatgaaaaatattacataatACAGACACATCTGTTATCATCCTCCAGAAAAAGCagcatttcagttttttttctcaatgctGTGACAACACTATAAGCCAAAGGTGGCAACCTATGACCATGCAGCCCTCCCTCCCCATTCCCcggaaatgttgaaaagagcTCAAACATACTTCAAAATATGCAATATCCATCATATTCTATGTTGACGTTGCTTTAGTTCTCGGTGGACTTATGAAACATCGAAATGACGCCTGATAGGAAAAAGGTTCCAAAGCTATTTTTGCCTTCATGGCCAAGTTGGAGATCGGCTTCCTTATTTGGCTTAGGCTGGAAAACATCAAGTAAACACGCTGTCACTACAAGAGTAtagtggagggaaaaaaagtggccTCCTATTGTTTGCCGGCATGCGAGGGAGCCAAATGGCTCTCGAGTTGTGTCGCAGTGAAAGACGACAGGAAACTGACAAATCACTAATCCACTCCTATGCCAACAGAAGGTACATTccacacccccccccccacccccccacacacacacacacacacaaagcacatTTAGGCCCATTTGGTCAGAACAAGGAACCTCCTTCAGGGGtcattcaaacattttgttaTCAAGTGCAATAAAATCAGGcctaaattttatttaaaaaaataatatgcatATATAGAGAACAACGaaagttttgaatttgtacGTTGAATCAATATTTTGGCTTCTAACTACTTTTGATACTTTTGACATCCCTGTTTTTAATTGGATTATCACAGTACAGAAtggcaaatcatttttttcgcgcAAGAATAAAAAGAGACCTTTTTCCCCCAATCTCTCTCTGATAATGGATTATGGCAGCTGTGAGACAAAATAAGAGGTCTTTGCTTGGGTGCCAGTTACATGAGGCAGATGAAAACTGTGGCGTGTTTAACAaccattttaatttcaatctTATTTTTAGTCTTCTGGATGAGAATGCTTTCTTGCCTTAGCCACATTGTAGTTATTTCAATACGTGATGGTTTtagttgatgaaaatgaaaaaagattttAGTCCAGTTTTGgtcaaatcaatttttttaGAATCAATATTGATCGTTTTGGCAATACATTCTGCAGAACTGTCTCAATTATTATAACAAACATCTTATATAATGTCAAAATAACAAAGATCAACCAGCCCCAAAATGTAGGCGGAAACTCTGAAAATCTCTTAAAACGATTCACCTTTCGATGGCTGACTTAGAAGAGTCTATTTTGTCTATTTACCAAtattcacaaacaaaatgtgatcCGAGAAGCTTTATGTGAGATGGAGTGTTCATAGGTCGTTATATGTTCAATTGAAATCTGTAAGGGTTCATTTGACTTACATTTGCCCTGAAGTCCAAGCCTATCCGAAAAGGTCACACTCAGCTGAAGGGTCGGCCTCCTTGTTGGAAGTCCGTTGCTCCCAATCTTTTCAAGTCCAACTTTTTAACTTCGACAAGCCGTCCTCCGGGTGCTGTCTCGAAGTTATTTATCCGAAATTGACGTACATCGGCCGGCTGACTGGCAGCACGGGGCCGGGCGAAGAAGTTTGCTGCAGGCCGCCGGTGTCATGGAGCAAGCTCTGGCTGCTGATTGATGGCAGGGTGTGAAATTGTTCTGCTAATATTGTCTTTAATATTTTCACAGTTTCCAGTGAACAAGAGTAGTAATGTGGCAATGAATCACCATTTTAGACACTAGGTGACCGTAGAACGTGACAAGCCAAGCCAGGAAACAATACCATGCTTGCCTGCTAAGGGGCGGGGGAAAAGAACAGGCCCCAAAGTTGTTGGACCAGTTTGTCTCATCTCCAAATTGTCCTTAAATGACTACAGATAGTTTTAGTGGTGGGAATATTAGTACCGACATAATTTTTCCGATAAAGGAGCTATCATAAAGTGCTTATGTTCACCGAGTATTGTGTCCCTTTTAACACATGACTAGCACCCATAAAGCACATAAGATAGCTAACACATTAGTTTGTAACTTTAGCTAAAACCTCCCTCCTTCACTCACTTGCCTGATGTCACAAGGCACAAAGGACCCAAGGTTTAGCTGCCCGAACGTTGCCTGCCCAAAATTACAAATCAGCATGCtttttgaacatttgaaaCAAGTAATATTCAGCGATCTTAGCAACAGCCACCTTGCTGGTTTTTCTCCTTGcatgaaatatttctttttattttatctctcattttttccccaaagtaCCTGTGCTGTCTTTCCCCACCTAAAGTGCTGACAAAGTCATAACACAGAGACTTTATGTAACCTGATAGTTCCTTTTGTGCCCTTATTTACTTTCCCGGCCCTCTTATCTGCAAAACTTTTACAACGTTCTGCCAAATGCCCCCCTATGTTAACGCATCTTAGGACTTCCTAGTTTGTCCAACAGATTTTCAAAGTAATGACCTCATCCCCTGGGGGGCCCACGGTGGGGGATGAGTGTCAGCAGGCTTCCCAAGTGATAAATTCccctgacacacaaaaaaaagtacgaCAAATGGGTAGGCGAAAAAGGAAAGGGTGAGGGTGGGGTTGGAGTTGCCTTTAAGTGCAGGAACTACGCCGTAAAAGCACGCCATTGATGGCTGCCGGTTTTATTATCTTTGAACAGGTGGCCTGGTaatggtcacacacacacgcgcacaataTGGAGAGCGCCTGCAAGTTTGGGAATCTGACGGTGGGGATCTTGTGGTGACTTGTTGAGTGACTTCCTGTTGGGgctgggggcggggggtgatGTCAACGTCACATGCACAATGGCaaaaattccatcaacacATACATTCAGAGagtaaaaaaaagccagacaagtgcttgtttgttttcattaattAATATATTTTCTGCATTAAAGTTAACATAGTTTTCTTTTGTGCCacccttttaatttttttctcagtaagtatttgatatttttgttaTATTGACATGAGTAAAATTTTAAGACTGTCTCTTGCAATAAATATCATAAAATAATAGAGCTTcacataataaatatttttgtacaacaacaaaaaaacaattttaacagATTTTCTTAAACAAAATAGCCAGaattcctctttttcttttgagcatacaatgtacacaaaataaatgggaggatgaggggagagaagcataTTCCATGTggagaaaagagaggaaaaacaaatactatGAGATGGATGTGCTTGTGTTAATGCAACATAAGCATAAAGGAGGTTTTTAGTGTGGTCTAGGAACTggtaattcaaaacaaaaagataccTGGAGGTAACAGCTACATCATTGCCCTAAAAACAAGCAGGGGTTCTCAAACTGAGGATCGGGGGCCAAGAATGGGTCCTAAATATGAAATTTGAATTTCTATTCAggaatttatattttgtatcGGGCTGGGTATAATTTGCGGAGACATCACCAGGGGCTGAGTTTGAGAAACCATGTCACAACATAAGCAGGGATTTACAAACTGAGTGTCAGAGGCAGAGAATGGATCCCATTTTTAGGGGATGGTCCCCAAATGTCAAATTCGAGTTGTGTTCTTTTGcatttgtctgatttgaattgTCATTACAAAGGGGGTTGAGTTAGAGAAACCCTGGTAAACATGAGCACAATGACAGTCGGGGCCAAGAATGGGCTCCAACTTCTTTCTTGGGGGTCAAACCCCCTtatgtcaaattttgtttgaGAAACCCTGCTCTGAGAAGACACTCCttcacaggaaaaaaacagaaagaaaaacaatacgGAAAACAGAGACTCGAGGAAGGACGTGGGAGCGGTTAAGGCAAAACACTGGTGTGTAAAAACCCGGTCCTGAACcagaaaaagcatttttcaaaTCGAGTGGTTTTTCTTCAAGGGAAGACGGGTGGGAGGTGCTTGCTAGATTTTGCTGCTGTCCTTACTGTCCGCGGTGGTGCTCGTTGGGATCAGTGGGCGCAATCAGGAGGGCTTCTCCTGGTTCTGCGGGGCCCAGCTCTCCAGTTTGCAATACACAGTGTTGGAGTTCTTGCATCGGCAGCCGGGCCTCCGCACCCGGTCATAGCATCCCTGGCACGCCTTCAGGCAGCCCTTGACCGGCGGGTAGCACAGCAGGCAGGGGAAGAGTACCGACATTAATCCCATGCACAGGAAGCGTGAGCAGCAGTGGGAGTGCGATGGCGAGCAGGGGTGGTCGGCGCACGAGTCCCCCTCGTCGTCGTTGGAGCAGTGGTAGAAGATCCCCTTGACTAGGCACATGCACGTGCCGTGCTCCAGCGCGCTCTCCGCTGAGCACAGGCATTGGCCGTTGCATGCCAGGCACGAGGGCAGGCTGCGGGGCGCCGTGCACTCGCTGCACTTGCATTTGCCGCAACGTTCGCAGATGAACTGGTGCCCGGCGGCGACGGGCGGTAGCGCCCCTTTCCCGGGGCCTGAGAAATCTGATTTGTCCTTGAGCGGCACCTGGTGGAGGTGGGAACCCAAGGTGGAGTCCACCACTGGCCCTTTGGCTTTGGGCTGAGTCCGAACGGGCCGCGAGTTGCCGGCGAGTCTGACGGGCGGCGAGCGTGCTAGGAGTCCCTGCTCGGAGGAGGCGCTGCTGTTGCTCCCCGAGCTGGCAGCGCTCCCCGTGCTGGTAGAACGGCTCAGAACCGGCACTCGGGTCCCCCCGCCACCACCCCAGTGGTGGCCACCCGCAGCCGCCCCTCCGGACGGCCGGTGCTCGTAGTTGTTGTTCACATTGACCAGGATGACCTCATGAGTCCTCTCCTGCTTGTCGTGTGGCCGCGGCGGCATGCGGGGCACGGGCGGGCGGCGCGCCACTGACGGCCCCTCGGTGTACTCGTTGCTGGAGCGGATGGCCTTGATCTGGTCCAGGGAGAGGATGGCGGCATGCTGGAACTCCCGCTCGTAATCCGACCTCTGCCGGCTCTCGAGGGAGGGCTGCTGGATCACCACTAATGAACCGCCGGGGCCATGTTGACTTTGGAGCTCCATCTGGGGGGATCACCACTTCCGACATTCACCGTGGACTTGGCATGCATCGGAAAACCTGCGCAAACGGGAGAAATTTGTTAGCTTTCTTCACATTGTGCTGACAGACTGGGATATACATGTATAACTCAACTCAACTTTTGATGTTGAGCACTTTAAACACAACAATAGTTGCATACAAAGTGGGCTGTATGAAGTAAAAACCAGAAGCATAGAAACATCGATGGTTAAAACAATAAGTAACCAGTGATTCATTGAATGCTCAAATTTACCCATCTGGCACAATAGCAAATTATATAGTCGTCTACCCTCTTCAGCATGTTCTACTCACGCTGTATTACTACTACACTTTGTATGGTGTCCTTGAGGGCCCAAAAAGCTACCACTAGGACATATAGAAATATATCAATATTACACTTACTCACTACAATATTACATATTACacttattaaaacattttcaagaaaCGCCAATGTTACATTCCGTATTCCATAGTGTCAACATTTTGGTTGTCCCCCCCGCAAACTTTAGGACCATACTGGAATTATGGCCTATATGTTATTGAATATTAGTAGTTCAGCATGCCTACTTTTGCTTGTATTGCTATCATTGTAGACTACTAGAACAGCAAATTTCTCTTCTGGGAATCCATTTATCACCACAATAGTACTTATAGTTCACCAGAAATCGACTAAGAAACAAGACGCCCCCCGCCCCAATACGCACGCATTGCAAAAACTCCAACGGGGGCCCGCGAGCAAACACTTCCCCTCGCTCATTTACATCTCTATGACTAGTTAACATTTAAATGCGAGCGCAGCCACGAAATGAGGACAGCGACTAAATGAGCCGCCTCGCTTAGTATTCTCACGCGCACCCCCACGAGAAAGTAGGGAAAAGAAGGCTTTTGAAGGAAATGGTggagagaaaacaacaacaaaaagcctCAAGGTCAAAGCGAGTTCTGAAAAAAAcctttgaaaatgtcagtGGAAactttaaatgcttttttaacaaagtttttacataaaataaaccatccaaaacacaaacaacgtATTTATTATTCGACGATCTGAGaaagtttttttctccaacaattgtgacatttttagacATGCCATCAATGGCCCACGCTCCTTATTTTCGCCACCGATAAACTACACGCACTTTTTGATGGTTTCAAAAAactgttgtgatttttttacacTTGGCGTTAATATGCACGTGTCCACTCcgcatttttttgtcaaacatttgcaaagtCAATTTGCACCTAAAGCCTGCGTTACATGCAAACAGGAAAAgttatgaatgaaaacaagcgCCGgagggtggtggtggggtAGCCAGGGAGAGACGCATACATGCACGCGTGGAACCTccactaagaaaaaaaaacctccctTCAGCGTCATTTTCTGCGCTTTTAAATGCGTCAAAACCCAATACAAAAGTCTTAAAAGTGGTGCAAAAGCGTTTTAAAGGTGCATTAATCCCCAGAGCGCGCCGCAAAATTGcgtggaaaatgactttaaagCGGTTATTTACCTATATGCAAGCGTCCATAGGGTCGAATCCATCAAGCCTACCGAGAGTCCATCCAGAAAGGAAGCGCGTTGTCCCCCACGCGAGTTGAACGCGGAACATTCGCAGCCTGCTAATCCAAGAGCGTGCGACGTTAATTCCTTTGTTTTTAGGTAAAGGTCCGGTGcgtaaacaacaacacacaaaaaagcgCGTAAATCCAAAGCCCTTCCACATATACGCACAGCTGCACAATTTTTACACGGACAAGAAGCAAGCCGATCTCCAGTTAGGACCGAGCCGAGTCGGAGTCCTTGCGTGGAAGTTGAGGAAAAGTGAGCGCAAAAGGCGACAAAAGTGAGCGCTCGGGAGTTAGATCCGAAGCTGATGCTCCTGCGGCGTACGTTCGCTTTGAGGCGTCAAGACTGGCTTTGGCCGCTTGCTTGGTGCTCTGCGGGCCTGTGAGCACTGAATGAATGAGGCCGGCGGGGGGGGCCGCGGTGTTTGCTGCAGCACAAGACACCTCCCACTGGCCATTGAGGCCCCTGAAAAAGGATACATCGCATCCGCTCCTGATTCATTGGGCAGATGTGCTGAGGCCCCTTAAGGTAGACCGGACTCGAGCGGACCAGCCATTTCCGCTCATGAGGCTTTAGTGAATAATCAAGTGACGCACTGTGACGCAACACATATTTTAGGACCCTTCTCGgtgcttttgtcatttttggtaAGACGGACTCATCAGGGGAGCTTACTGTACTAGAACATGTTGTGAAAACGTGTTGCGAAGAGACCCTTGCAGAATCCATCATTACTCAACACTTATTAGGTTATCTTGGATTTAAACAACACCCGATTTGtcatttaaacacaaaagttAGATACATAATACACAGGGCTTAATTGACATTGAAAATCcttaaattacatttattaatttgcacaAAAACAGAATAATGGAGAAATCATCTGTCTCTATCTTTCCATCTGTCTAGTCCACCCTAAAACACGAAATAGAATTCACTACCCTTGAGTAACGTAATGATTTATTTGAGTACCTGTAACTATGCAACACAATATTTCTGTAGTTTTACGCACGTGTACAATTTGAACGATTTCGTTTCCCTGTGGAAAGTCCACTGCTCACATCAGTTCCGGTccaccttaaaaaaaagaagcggtGGGTGGGGGTAGGGGAGTAGGaaaagcgccccccccccccccccccccccccccccccccgcctccaCCGTTCTGCTCGGCCCCTCCCCCACTCGTGTACCCGACTGTCTGCTTTGATTGGTGTCGCGGATGCGCTACATCCGGATCCATGAGAAAAGGGGAAGTTCAATACAAAGTCAATGGGCCTGCCATTCAAATGGAACAATCCATACAGGACAGAAGAATGGGCCTCCCGTATGCTTCGCGGcctcgacacacacacacacacacacacacacacacacacacacacacacacacacacacacatgcgcgcgcgcgcacagaAACATAAAAGAATACATAAAGAGTTAGTGAGTGTTTAGTGGCTGATGGAGTTGGTGTTGCGGCTTTGAGCGCGCGACAGATGGCCGCCAGTGTCACCATTAAGGCTCACTGAACGGAAATGCTCCTTGGACAAAACACAAACCGGCGAAAAGAAACACCACATTCTCGACTCCTTTAGTTGTATCAGAAATTATTGACttctttagttttttttaactaatttgaatattcatttatttaaagatTTATAAAGTTGCATGTGCAAGAATTTTAAAAGTGTAAAATAGAGATGCCTAACtaaaattttatttgcatccatttgaccccccccctccccaattTACAAGAGCATCTTCATCATGTATGCATCTgatatgcatgttttttgttttgcttttctttttaaagtacaTGTATTTGGTATAAACAGGGTTGGGGTTCAATTCGTTAAATTTGGCAACCTGCGGAccccaaaaatgcattttttgtgtgaacattgcttaaaaacaaaagacaaaactaatccaaaaactcaaatgcatttattggaATATCCAAAATGATGATAATCTGCTTTTGTGCACTCAGTATAGTTTACTGAATGTTAAAAAACGAATCCATGATTCTGAAATGTTTACAATTAATGTTGACTGCAATTATATTTGACTGCTGCATGATGTATTATACATGATGGATAACTCAGAGGCACATGATGAAAAGCAATAATAAGACATCATAGCGGGGGCAGAAAAGAGGGCGGGGTGGCGGTGGCGTGCTGCTGCTGATAGGCGACGTAGGACTGGACCAGAGCGTCGGGGACGCGTGGCCTCACGGCGGCGAGGGCACTCTGGAAGTGCCTGGCGTCCACGTGCTCAGCCTCCATGTCCTCCTGCAGGGCCAGCAGGGCAGCCTCTCGGCATACTGCTGTTATCTGAGACAGGAAGCAGACACGCACatcgtcacacacatacatgcacagtCACATGGGCAGCAGTGAGAGGCCCATTAATGTTAGTGACACAATGGAAATAAAGTGTATAGCTCAGCAAGCATATAAGAAAACTGTGACAGGACACCTTCGTATTGTGCTAAGTCTGATCCTGAGGCAATTTATCTATTTAAAACAATCTGATGAATTTATGTCAATTTGATAAAAGAGATGCTTTAAATAGTGATGACTCAGGTCATGgcgcacaaaaaaatacaacgtAAATGGACAAAATGCTGTTTTGTGCTCACGCTAAAGCCTTGTCTAAAgtaaaaacattgttttggccccatcttgtggcatcttggcAAAGCAACTATGTTAAAGTGAGCGGCGGATTTGTATTTAGTCAAGCCATAGCCGTGTCTAACATAAGAAAATAGTGCTTTGCCACCCTCTTGTGGCATCAataggaaattacaaaccttttTGGGTGGGCTTCAACTGCGAAGTTAACTAATTTGTCTcactaaatacatttttgagaATAAAATTGCGCACTTTTTAGAGAAATAAAGGTATGAGATCAAAGTTGTAATTTTCTGAGAATAAAActacatttaaagaaaaatgttgcaaattttCTAAATTAACAGCATATTTTTGTAATGAAACATTTGTGAAGATTTGATCAAATTGATAGACGAAATGAAGTTTGGtgcgagtttttttttccttttttttttaatttcattgaaaaatctttaggaaagaaagaaatgttatgACATCGGTCACCATGTCTCTCCCGAAAACATTGATTGCTTGTATCTGACTTCTGAGCTTGGACTTGAGCTCCTCTCTCGAGCATAGCATTCTACCGGTGTCCTCTGGAGGTGGACTTGATCTAACGGGATTACGTCTGCTTCCAAAGCAGCCCCCCGTCACTCAAATATGTGTTGAGGCAACATTTGGGATGTGGCCGTGTCTCAAGTGCAAACACAGCCTCTTTGCTTGGAATTATACGCATTTTGGACAGGGGCTCTCAAACCTTTGGTGGTCCAGGAAACCCTTACATGGGAGACATCTTTCCACGTACCCCCTCAAAATCGTACTGCCAATCAATTAACAAGTGCAACCTTAAATAGTAtaggaattttaaaaaatgcccTTTTGTCATAATTTCGTCAGACGAGAAGCcagcttccattttttttttttagcctcgTTAAGATCGCAAACACTGTTCCAGAGAGGACGAgagccaagaaaaaaaacgcgaccaGGGTCAAGCACACCAAAAACATTGGTCAAGTGATAGTTATGAATCAACTAAAGACAGGTTGTATAGGCTTGTTGTTGAAAGCTCCAAGGGGGTTCAaatctgttttgtttgctccCTTGAATGCACCCGAGCCAGGCTAGCACAGCACACGTGTTTTGGGACAGGTGCTTCGCAGATGTCAGGATGTGAGGTCTACTGCGCCCTCCCATCCCTTCGTCTTCTGTTTCCAGCGACATGATTTAGGAAGGGTAAACACACGAGGCCGGGTTCATTTCAAGCGTGAATTTCCCATCATTCCAACAATTtggcggtggtggtggggggtcaGTAAACTGTCAGTAATAATGATTCCAAACAATGATGGCAATGCGTATGCCAGCAGGAGACCGGGACGTGTAGAACCAAGTGATCCAGTTTTTCACCGCAACATCCCTAAACAGGAAAAGATTTTCTTAACAAGTTACTCAAATTCTGAACTTAAAAGTCCATGGATAGAGCGAGTCTGTATCTCATTTGAGGGGAGAAAAGGTTTGATGGAGCTTCCTTGTATAAGCAAAGTCAAGACAATATCTTCTTTGCACTTCAATTAGTccatattattgtaaagaaaaataagcaatttaaaaacataaaaaagtaACTTAGTTACTTCACTGATCTTAAAAGTAACTAGACTCCAAGCTGCTTTGATGAAATCCCGGTGTCACTGTCCGCTTGACCACCTACTTTTAATTGACCACTTACTTGTAAGGTCAGAATCTCGTATGTTGGTACCATTGTAAACTGGCGTCATGTAAGAGATGTTTTTCTGCCAATTATTTGTCTGTCAAGCTTGTTTCCGCCTGACTGAAAGAGCCAATGGGGTTGCAAGTTGAATGCTGTCAAGAGCAAGATTCAGTGACGATCGAGGCGTCGGTCATAGGCGTTTAGTGTTTAACTCAAACCAGCACAGAGGCGCTTATTGTTCACGTGGCTCGTTTCTGCTtcgtcattaaaaaaaacacaccgcCGTAGTCTCTCTATCGGGCCAACGTTTTGGGTCTTGAGTCAGCAAATCTCAGAACTGAGAGCCTCTTGATGATTAGCCCTGCCCCtcatttgctttgcttttgcaAAGCCAGGAGCTTACGGGAGCACATCGGCCTGCTGCACTGCAT
This window contains:
- the spry1 gene encoding protein sprouty homolog 1 — encoded protein: MELQSQHGPGGSLVVIQQPSLESRQRSDYEREFQHAAILSLDQIKAIRSSNEYTEGPSVARRPPVPRMPPRPHDKQERTHEVILVNVNNNYEHRPSGGAAAGGHHWGGGGGTRVPVLSRSTSTGSAASSGSNSSASSEQGLLARSPPVRLAGNSRPVRTQPKAKGPVVDSTLGSHLHQVPLKDKSDFSGPGKGALPPVAAGHQFICERCGKCKCSECTAPRSLPSCLACNGQCLCSAESALEHGTCMCLVKGIFYHCSNDDEGDSCADHPCSPSHSHCCSRFLCMGLMSVLFPCLLCYPPVKGCLKACQGCYDRVRRPGCRCKNSNTVYCKLESWAPQNQEKPS